From Methanocella paludicola SANAE, a single genomic window includes:
- a CDS encoding ORC1-type DNA replication protein: MDNNRGLFDDLVKENPEESSIDRLFENLLSMKPIFSNREVLRPSYTPDYLPHRLDQINAVAEILVAALRGESPSNILIYGKTGTGKTATLESVSKKLMDLSDKMHIECKVLFINCERIDTQYRILAHLARHYNRDVPITGWPTDQVFNEFREALDKKEQIAIIILDEIDNLVKKSGDDILYNLSRINADLKKAKVSIIGISNDLTFTDYLDPRVKSSLGEEEIIFPPYNADQLRDILEQRSKMAFKDNTLEPAVIPLCAAFAAQEHGDARKALDLLRVSAELAERQRDTVVREEHVRKAREKIEIDRITEVVRTLPTQSKLVLFSIVQLDSTGSHELNTGDVYNVYRRLCRMIDMDVLTQRRVTDLISELDMLGIINAIVVSKGRYGRTKEIALSVPAESTRKVLLDDYRLRTLKDARPHFETQQRFNESQPG, from the coding sequence ATGGACAATAACAGGGGCCTTTTTGATGATCTTGTCAAGGAGAACCCCGAGGAGAGCTCGATCGACAGGCTCTTCGAGAACCTTCTGAGCATGAAGCCCATTTTTTCCAACAGGGAAGTGCTCCGGCCGTCATATACCCCCGACTATCTCCCCCACCGTTTAGACCAGATCAACGCGGTGGCCGAGATATTAGTGGCCGCCCTCCGCGGCGAGTCGCCCTCGAACATCCTCATCTACGGCAAGACGGGCACCGGGAAGACCGCCACGCTGGAGAGCGTGAGCAAGAAGCTCATGGACCTGTCCGACAAGATGCACATCGAGTGCAAGGTACTTTTCATTAACTGCGAGCGCATCGACACCCAGTACAGGATCCTTGCGCACCTCGCCCGGCACTACAACCGGGACGTGCCCATCACCGGATGGCCCACGGACCAGGTGTTCAACGAGTTCCGGGAGGCGCTGGACAAGAAGGAGCAGATCGCCATCATCATCCTGGACGAGATCGATAACCTGGTGAAGAAGAGCGGCGACGACATTTTGTACAACCTGTCGAGGATCAACGCCGACCTTAAAAAGGCGAAGGTCAGCATCATCGGGATATCCAACGACCTCACGTTCACCGACTATTTAGACCCCAGGGTTAAGTCCTCGCTGGGCGAGGAAGAGATCATATTCCCGCCATACAACGCCGACCAGCTGCGAGACATTTTGGAGCAGCGGAGCAAGATGGCCTTCAAGGATAACACCCTGGAGCCGGCGGTGATCCCGCTGTGCGCGGCGTTCGCGGCCCAGGAGCACGGCGACGCCCGGAAGGCGCTGGACCTGCTCCGAGTTTCTGCCGAGCTGGCGGAGAGGCAGAGGGACACGGTGGTCAGGGAGGAGCACGTCAGGAAGGCCAGGGAGAAGATCGAGATCGACCGTATAACGGAGGTGGTCCGCACGCTCCCGACCCAGAGCAAGCTGGTGCTCTTCAGCATCGTGCAGCTCGACTCCACGGGCTCCCACGAGCTGAACACGGGCGACGTGTATAACGTTTACAGGCGTTTGTGCCGGATGATCGACATGGACGTGCTGACCCAGCGCAGGGTGACCGACCTTATCTCGGAGCTGGACATGCTGGGCATCATCAACGCCATCGTGGTGAGCAAGGGCCGCTACGGCCGCACCAAGGAGATCGCGCTGAGCGTGCCCGCCGAGAGCACGCGTAAAGTCCTTCTCGACGACTATCGCCTGAGGACGCTTAAGGACGCCCGCCCCCATTTCGAAACCCAGCAGCGATTTAACGAGAGCCAGCCCGGATAA